The Gemmatimonas aurantiaca sequence CCAGCGGGGCGATCAACCCGCCCTCGCTGTGTCCGGCCAGCGCAATGCGCGTGGGGTCGATATCGGGACGTGTCCGGAGCCAGGCAATCACCGATTGCACATCGTCGGCGAAGTCCGCGCTCGTGGCGGCATTGCGCGTGGAGGCGCCACCGCTCGCTCCCACGCCCCGATCGTCGTAACGCAGGACGGCAATGCCCCGTCGACCCAGCGTGTCGGCGATCTCGCGAAACGGCTGATAGCCGCGGATGCCGGGAATGCGCGAGTCGCGCTCCTGCGGACCGCTGCCGCTGATGGTGATGACCACCGGCATCCGGCCTGTTCTGCTGGACGGCTTGGTGAGAGTGCCGGCGAGCGTGTAGCCACGCACCGTGGGAATCGTGACCTGTTCGGCCGTGTAGGGTGCACCTGCCGGCGCTCCATAGTCCACCGATTCCGCGCTCGGCGCGGCCACGGCCTTCGCGACCCGCACCGCCCGGAGCCCCTGCGCGGGCACCGCGATCTCCACCGGCACCTCACCGCTCCACACCGTGCGCAGTGTCAGTCCGCTGATGGCCAGGGTGGTGGTATCGCCAACACCGGCCACGGTGCCTTCGATGGTTTGTGCGCCCGCCGACATGAACAGCGGCACCACCCGACGGTTCGCCTGCCGCGCGACGCGCGAGACGATGGCACCGTGCGTGACCGACTGCCCCATGAAGGGAATGGCGCCATTCTGGCTGGGCACGGTCTGACTGCGCGACTGACCGCCGGCGCGTGCGTCGATCACCACACTGTCTCCGCGGGGTGTCAGCGTGACGTCCTGCACCGGTGGGGCATCCGCCGCGGCATTGGGCGCCCGGACCACGATGTTCAGCGCCGAGAGGGTGGTGCCACTGCGCTGTTGCACCCAGGTGATGGAAGGCTGACCACGCATCACCAGCACACCGCGAACCGCGGTGGCTTCGATGGTCACGGTTTCCGTGCCCAGGGTATCCGTGCCGCGCAGGTAGACGAAATACAACGGGTTCGGTGCGCCTGCACTCTGTGCGCGCGCCAGACGGGCAAACATGAAGCCCGCCATCAACGCGCAGAGGGTGATCAGCAGCGTGGAGAAGCCGGCACGGCGGGAACGAAGAAAGACGAGGTGCAGCATGACACACTCATTCGTCGGAGGAGGATCCATCGATGTCGTCGACCGTGCGGGCGGCATCGTCGCGGACATCATGGGAAGCATCATGGGAATCGGGAGCGGCGTCGTTCTGCCGACCGGCCTTCGGGGACGGCGCGCGCCCCGCATCGCGAAGCGCACGCCGCAGCAGAAACTCGATCTGCCCGTTGAGACTGCGCAGATCGTCGTTGGCCCAGCGCTGCACCGCATCGAGCACGTCGCGGTCCACACGAAGCAGGAACGACTTGCGGTCAGCCATGACACAACACCGGGCGTCGGGACATCATCGGGACATCAGGTGTAGAGCGAACCGGTGTTGACCACCGGCTGCGTCGAACGTTCGGAGCAGAGCACGACGAGCAGGTTGCTCACCATCGCCGCTTTGCGCTCGCCGTCGAGTTCCACGATGTCGCGGCTCTTGAGTGCATCGAGTGCCAGTTCCACCATGCCCACCGCACCTTCCACGATCGTCTGCCGCGCGGCCACGATCGCGCTCGCCTGCTGACGCTGCAGCATGGCCGCCGCGATTTCCGGCGCGTACGCGAGATGACTGATACGCGCTTCGATCACCTCCACGCCCGCCTTGGCCAGTCGCTCGTGCAGCGCTTCCAGCAGACCCTTGTTCACTTCGGCCTGGTGCGTGCTCAGCGAGATCAAGTCGGTGCCGTGCGAATCGTACGGATGCGTGGACGCCAGCGCCCGCAGCGCCGACTCGCTCTGCACCGCCACGTACTGCACATAGTCGTTGACCTCGAAGATCGCCTCGGCCGTGTCGATCACCTTCCACACGACGATGGCGCCGATTTCCACCGGATTCGATTGCGCGTCGTTCACCTTGAGCTTGTTGGTCTCGAAGTTGCGCACGCGCAACGACACCGACGCCCGCTGGATGAAGGGGTTCACGAACCAGAGTCCCGGGGTGCGCACGGTGCCCTGGTATTTGCCGAAGAGCGTCAGCACCTGCCCTTCATTGGGGGCGACGGTGAACAGCCCCTTGAAGCAGAGCGACGCGAGGCTGATGGCGATCGCCCCGCCGACGGCCATGACCGGGGAATCCGAGCGGGCGCCGCTCACGATACCGGCCACGCTGGCCGCGATCACCACGAACAACAGCAGAGCGACGAGCAATCCGGGAGCCGGTCGGGCTTCTTTTTCGCGGAGCATATGTCTGTAGACCTCAGGAGGGGGTGGTATTGAAGTGATATCACTTTAGTATCTCGTACGCAATGGAGGGTGATGGGTTTCGGGACCCCGAACCCACGACCCACTACTCTTTCGCCAGCCGCCTGATACTGAGAATCCCCAGCGCGGGCCCCACCGCCAGCGCGGCAAATGCCCACGGCCAGCCGACCCACGCCACCAGCACCGGGATGATCTGGATCGTGATCGTGGTGAGCAGGAAGCCGACGGAGGTCTGAATGGTGAGGGCGGTTCCCACCGCGTGGGGCGGCACACTCTCGGTCACCAGAACGGAGAACTGCGCGCTGTCGGCGATCACGAAGAAGCCCCAGGTCAGCGCCAGGGGTGCGAGCAGCCACCATGACCGCCCGAAGGCCAGTCCCACCAGCACCGCACAACTGCCGCTCACCGCCATGGCCCGGTTCACCAGACGGGCGCGGCCGATGCGGTCGGCCATGAGACCGCCCCAGATGCAGCCGATGCCACCCACGGCGATCACGCCGAACGACAACAGACCGATCCAGGGGGGCGTGTGCCCACGGCCGGTCGCTTCGTGGGCCGCGGCGCTGGCCGCAAGGAAGGCCGGAATCCACGTCCAGTAGGAATAGAGTTCCGCCATGTGTCCGAGATACCCACCGGTCGCGAGACGCCAGCGGCGTTCGTGCACCACGGTGGACACCAGTCCCCACGAGAAGCGGCGCGACGGAAACGCATGCGGCCCATCGTGGTAGCGCCAGCCGATCAGCAGGGCGGCAAGCAGCGCGGCGCCGCTCGAGCAGAACACCACGCCGGCCACCGTGGCGTCCGGCACGGCCTGCGCCAGATAGGGTGCGGCTTTGCCCACCGTGAGGGCGCCCACCACCGTGCCCACCGCCAGCCCCCGGCGTTCCCGGAACCAGGTGGAGGCCATCTTCATGGCCGGGGGATACACGCCGGCGATGCAGGCGCCACAGAGCGCCCGGGCCACCAGTGCCCACCCGAAGCCAGGCGCGAGCAGCAGCAGCGCGTTGCTGGCAGCCCCCAGCGTGGCGGCGGTGGCGAACAGGCGACGTGCGGGCACCACGTCGGCGAGGTTGAGCAGGGCCGACACGGCCGTGCCCACCACGAAACCCAGTTGCACCACGGTCGTGAGCCAGCCGACCTGCGTGGTGGTGAGGGCCCAGCGCTCCGTGAGTTGCGGCGCGACCGCACTGCCCGTGAACCACACCGACATCCCCAGCAACTCGGCCAGCGCAATGAGCCACAGCATGCGCCAGCGAGCGGGATGGGTGTCCACCGGTTGACTAGCGATCGTGCGGCACCGCGCCGAATTCGCCCAACTGCTCCGCGGCGGCCCGGAGAAACCGATCCACGCGTCCGGTGCGGCCGCCGAAGCTCCGGAGAAACCGCAGGATGGGATTGGTGGTGATGCTCGATTCGAACACCGTCAGTATCGTGCGATCGCCCTGTCCATCGGATGATTCCTCGAACTGCACACGCCATTCACCCACGATGTCCTGACTGTCGTTGCGGAGGCGCAGCCACAGCATCTCCGGCGCCTGCTCGGCGGTCACCTCGAACGCCGGCAGCGATGGACACCAATCGGGGATCTGGTCCACCGCCCGTACGAGGCGCCAGACATCCTCACGGCGCGCGGCCAGGGAGACACATCGGGCGATATCGACCCGCGCCGGTATCATCAACCCACCCACGACCATCGCGATCAGTATCGAGGCGATGGTGGCCATCACCATCAGAATCCAGTTCATCATCGCATCACCCCGGGTTCGTGACGCCGTCGATGGAGGCACGCACCCGCCGGGCGAGTTCGAGGGACGTGAACGGCTTGGCCAGCAGCGTGCGCTCGTCCGTGGTGATGCCTTTGCGCAGGACGTCGTCGTCGGTGTATCCGGACACGAACAGCACGGGGAGCCCCGGGCGTTGCGTGACGAGATGATCGGCCAGCGCCCGTCCGTTCATCCCGGGCATCACGACATCGGTGACCAGCAGCGCGATGCGACCGGGAAAGGCCAGCGAGATCGCCATGGCCGCATCACCGTCGGCCGCCGCGAGCACCCGGTAGCCGCGACGCTCCAGCGCCGCCGTCGCCACGGTGCGCACCGCGTCTTCGTCTTCGGCCAGCAGGATGGTCTCCGTGCCGGCCAGTGA is a genomic window containing:
- a CDS encoding MFS transporter gives rise to the protein MLWLIALAELLGMSVWFTGSAVAPQLTERWALTTTQVGWLTTVVQLGFVVGTAVSALLNLADVVPARRLFATAATLGAASNALLLLAPGFGWALVARALCGACIAGVYPPAMKMASTWFRERRGLAVGTVVGALTVGKAAPYLAQAVPDATVAGVVFCSSGAALLAALLIGWRYHDGPHAFPSRRFSWGLVSTVVHERRWRLATGGYLGHMAELYSYWTWIPAFLAASAAAHEATGRGHTPPWIGLLSFGVIAVGGIGCIWGGLMADRIGRARLVNRAMAVSGSCAVLVGLAFGRSWWLLAPLALTWGFFVIADSAQFSVLVTESVPPHAVGTALTIQTSVGFLLTTITIQIIPVLVAWVGWPWAFAALAVGPALGILSIRRLAKE
- a CDS encoding SPFH domain-containing protein, which gives rise to MLREKEARPAPGLLVALLLFVVIAASVAGIVSGARSDSPVMAVGGAIAISLASLCFKGLFTVAPNEGQVLTLFGKYQGTVRTPGLWFVNPFIQRASVSLRVRNFETNKLKVNDAQSNPVEIGAIVVWKVIDTAEAIFEVNDYVQYVAVQSESALRALASTHPYDSHGTDLISLSTHQAEVNKGLLEALHERLAKAGVEVIEARISHLAYAPEIAAAMLQRQQASAIVAARQTIVEGAVGMVELALDALKSRDIVELDGERKAAMVSNLLVVLCSERSTQPVVNTGSLYT
- a CDS encoding alpha/beta fold hydrolase, which produces MLHLVFLRSRRAGFSTLLITLCALMAGFMFARLARAQSAGAPNPLYFVYLRGTDTLGTETVTIEATAVRGVLVMRGQPSITWVQQRSGTTLSALNIVVRAPNAAADAPPVQDVTLTPRGDSVVIDARAGGQSRSQTVPSQNGAIPFMGQSVTHGAIVSRVARQANRRVVPLFMSAGAQTIEGTVAGVGDTTTLAISGLTLRTVWSGEVPVEIAVPAQGLRAVRVAKAVAAPSAESVDYGAPAGAPYTAEQVTIPTVRGYTLAGTLTKPSSRTGRMPVVITISGSGPQERDSRIPGIRGYQPFREIADTLGRRGIAVLRYDDRGVGASGGASTRNAATSADFADDVQSVIAWLRTRPDIDPTRIALAGHSEGGLIAPLVAVREPSVRAIALLAGPAYDGRRILVQQNETVIRELSDVTESQRDSLRRKVPPGLDSLERANTWFGYFMRTDPRVVLRQVKQPVLVLQGDTDLQITKEQADTIAATLRTAGNRQVSLHHFPATNHLMLADATGALNGYALLPNTRVRREVLGTLADWMVRTLK